In the genome of Pediococcus claussenii ATCC BAA-344, one region contains:
- the mutS gene encoding DNA mismatch repair protein MutS, which translates to MPQKTSDTPMMKQYFEIKKQYPDAFLFYRIGDFYELFYDDAVKGSQILELTLTARSKNADDPIPMCGVPFHAAQNYIDILVEQGYKVAICEQMEDPRTAKGMVKREVIQLVTPGTTTDQKATDSKNNNYLTVLHANEDNSKYGFGYVDLATGELKVALLSDLESIINESVGVQTKEIVIDDRIPENFIERFKELNILVSKQSKVDVSAELSYLSQDLGPQLEKETIEQLLMYVQDTQKRSLSHLQKAIAYEPSFFLRMDQASKYNLELTTLIRTGKKQGTLLWLLDATKTAMGGRLLKQWLDRPLIQKKAIIERQNQVEILVNHFFERSSLQDELVKVYDLERLAGRVAFGNVNGRDLIQLKTSLLQVPKIQHVLEELAEPAFDAMLEHLDPVEDIADLINNSISEDAPISVTDGNLIKDGYNKTLDQYRDAMSNGRKWIADMQATERERTGIKNLKIGFNKVFGYYIEITRSNLDSVPEGRYERKQTLTNAERFITPELKEKERIILEAEQKSTDLEYDLFSAIREEIKKSIDRLQELAKVISRLDVLQSFAVISEQYDFVKPTITDQHDIYIKNGRHPVVEKVMGHQSYVPNDINMGKDTEILLITGPNMSGKSTYMRQLALTVIMAQMGCFVAAESATIPIFDQIFTRIGAADDLISGQSTFMVEMQEANRALQNGTQNSLVLFDEIGRGTATYDGMALAQSIIEYIHQNVHAKTLFSTHYHELTDLDQTLDRLKNVHVGAVEQNGNLVFLHKMEDGPADKSYGIHVAKLAGMPNNLLKRANVILQDLESTNDTELNVEKEVEKPAIIDDEEQEGDEIDEQLALFDTSIVPEKDREVVSQIKKTNLMDLTPMDVMNLMYKWQKKLLK; encoded by the coding sequence ATGCCACAAAAAACAAGCGATACACCAATGATGAAACAGTATTTTGAAATAAAAAAACAATATCCAGATGCATTTCTGTTTTACAGGATTGGTGATTTTTATGAACTGTTTTACGATGATGCAGTAAAAGGGTCACAGATTTTAGAACTTACGCTAACGGCTCGTTCTAAAAATGCTGATGATCCTATTCCAATGTGCGGAGTCCCTTTTCATGCTGCACAGAATTATATAGATATTTTGGTTGAACAGGGTTATAAGGTCGCAATTTGTGAGCAGATGGAAGACCCACGTACTGCCAAGGGAATGGTCAAGAGAGAAGTAATTCAATTGGTGACCCCTGGAACTACTACGGATCAAAAAGCAACTGATTCAAAAAATAATAACTATTTAACGGTTTTGCATGCAAATGAAGACAACAGTAAGTATGGTTTTGGTTATGTTGATTTAGCAACTGGTGAATTGAAAGTTGCTTTGTTGAGTGATCTTGAAAGCATTATTAATGAAAGTGTTGGAGTTCAAACTAAAGAAATTGTAATCGATGATCGCATTCCTGAAAACTTTATTGAACGCTTTAAAGAACTTAATATTTTGGTTTCGAAGCAAAGCAAAGTCGATGTATCTGCCGAACTTAGTTATCTTTCGCAGGATCTAGGACCACAACTTGAAAAAGAGACGATCGAACAGCTTCTAATGTACGTGCAAGATACTCAAAAACGTAGTTTATCACATTTGCAAAAGGCGATTGCTTATGAACCTTCATTCTTCTTGAGAATGGATCAAGCATCAAAATATAATTTAGAATTAACCACTTTAATTCGTACCGGGAAAAAACAAGGAACGCTTCTGTGGTTATTAGATGCTACTAAAACTGCGATGGGCGGAAGGCTTTTGAAACAATGGCTGGATCGTCCTTTAATTCAGAAGAAAGCGATAATTGAGAGACAGAACCAAGTTGAGATTCTTGTTAATCATTTTTTTGAAAGAAGTAGCCTTCAAGATGAATTGGTTAAAGTATATGATTTAGAGAGACTTGCCGGCCGTGTTGCGTTTGGTAATGTTAATGGTCGCGATTTGATTCAGTTAAAAACTTCGTTACTTCAGGTTCCCAAAATCCAACACGTCCTTGAAGAATTAGCTGAACCTGCGTTTGATGCAATGCTTGAACATTTGGACCCTGTTGAAGATATTGCAGATTTAATTAATAATTCAATTAGCGAAGATGCACCGATTTCAGTTACGGATGGAAATTTAATTAAAGATGGATATAACAAGACACTAGACCAGTACCGTGATGCAATGAGTAACGGACGAAAGTGGATTGCAGATATGCAGGCAACTGAACGTGAAAGAACGGGAATTAAGAATCTAAAAATTGGATTTAATAAGGTTTTTGGTTATTATATTGAGATTACCAGATCAAATCTCGATTCCGTACCAGAAGGTCGATACGAGCGCAAACAGACCCTTACCAATGCGGAACGATTTATCACACCTGAACTTAAAGAAAAGGAACGAATTATTCTTGAGGCGGAACAAAAGTCAACTGATTTAGAATATGATTTATTCAGTGCAATTCGGGAAGAAATCAAAAAATCAATTGATCGTTTACAGGAGTTAGCAAAAGTAATTTCACGGTTAGATGTTTTGCAAAGCTTTGCCGTCATTAGTGAGCAATACGATTTTGTAAAACCGACTATTACAGATCAACATGATATTTATATTAAAAATGGACGCCATCCAGTTGTTGAAAAAGTAATGGGTCATCAGAGCTACGTTCCTAATGATATTAATATGGGAAAAGATACGGAAATTTTGCTTATTACTGGGCCAAACATGTCTGGTAAAAGTACTTACATGCGTCAACTAGCATTAACTGTTATCATGGCCCAAATGGGATGTTTTGTTGCGGCAGAATCAGCGACAATCCCAATTTTTGACCAAATTTTTACGCGGATTGGCGCTGCGGACGATTTAATTTCGGGTCAGAGTACATTTATGGTAGAGATGCAGGAAGCTAATCGTGCTCTACAAAATGGAACTCAAAATAGTTTAGTGTTGTTTGATGAAATTGGTCGGGGAACTGCCACCTACGATGGAATGGCACTAGCACAATCGATTATTGAATATATTCATCAAAATGTACATGCTAAAACACTATTTTCAACGCATTACCATGAATTAACTGACTTAGATCAAACTTTAGATCGTCTGAAAAATGTACATGTTGGCGCAGTAGAACAGAATGGTAATTTAGTATTCTTGCATAAGATGGAGGATGGCCCTGCAGATAAGTCATACGGTATTCATGTCGCAAAATTAGCGGGGATGCCAAATAACCTACTAAAGAGAGCTAATGTGATTTTGCAGGATTTAGAGTCAACCAATGATACGGAGCTAAATGTTGAAAAAGAAGTTGAAAAACCAGCAATCATAGACGATGAAGAACAAGAGGGGGATGAGATTGACGAGCAACTAGCGTTATTTGACACTTCGATTGTTCCCGAAAAGGATAGGGAAGTTGTTTCGCAGATTAAAAAGACTAACTTAATGGATTTAACTCCAATGGATGTAATGAATTTAATGTATAAGTGGCAGAAAAAGTTACTAAAGTAA
- the ruvA gene encoding Holliday junction branch migration protein RuvA produces MYDFLEGTVEEVFPAYVVLNVAGVGYLIYVANPYKFQVNSEQRIFVYQSVSESDISLFGFSKRDDKELFLNLIKVKGIGPKSALAILANEDHTGLISAINNDDVNYLKKFPKIGPKAAQQIILDLKGKIATSNADIELSLSGINMELDDAAEALLALGYSNKDVKNTIKKLDSDTKLSTTDQYISAGLKLLMNS; encoded by the coding sequence ATGTATGATTTTTTAGAAGGAACGGTTGAAGAAGTTTTCCCAGCATATGTGGTATTGAATGTTGCAGGTGTTGGGTATCTAATTTACGTTGCCAATCCGTATAAGTTTCAAGTTAACTCTGAACAACGGATTTTTGTATATCAATCGGTTAGTGAATCAGATATTAGTCTATTTGGCTTCAGTAAACGCGATGATAAAGAACTATTTTTAAATTTAATAAAAGTTAAGGGTATTGGGCCAAAAAGTGCTCTTGCTATTTTAGCTAACGAAGATCATACGGGGTTAATCAGTGCTATTAATAATGATGATGTTAACTATTTAAAGAAATTTCCAAAGATTGGACCCAAGGCAGCACAACAAATCATTTTAGATTTAAAAGGTAAGATTGCGACGTCTAATGCAGACATTGAGTTGTCGTTAAGCGGTATTAATATGGAATTAGATGATGCGGCAGAGGCTTTATTGGCTCTTGGCTATTCTAACAAAGATGTAAAAAATACCATTAAAAAATTGGATAGCGACACTAAGCTGAGTACAACTGATCAATATATAAGTGCCGGATTAAAATTATTAATGAACAGTTAG
- the mutL gene encoding DNA mismatch repair endonuclease MutL — protein MEKIHELNAILSDQIAAGEVVERPASVVKELVENAIDAGSTKIDILLEEAGLKSIRIIDDGSGIEPDDVETAFKRHATSKISSREDLFKVATLGFRGEALPSIASIADVTMITSNGSDVGSEIHFRGGDLIAKENAEVRAGTDIVVTDLFFNTPARLKYLKTPQTELAKITDIVNRLSLSFPNIRFSLQHDGKELLRTSGRGDLLQVISNIYGVSNARKMVKISNSNVDFQIDGFVSLPEYTRANRNYISILINGRYVRDFQISKAIVEGYGSKLMVGRYPVAVLNIKMDPILVDVNVHPTKQEVRVSEIQSLNNLISETVFEELSGKNLIPDAVKNLTSDRSPVPHVEQIKLDDTAQIQSNLVTDRDSTQSKTEEKKSTPIIISNRADLGSSMISEFRAKYKNGNRLDPMKQSSDVDTPSNKFEKEVDKERRFPRLSYVGQMHGTYLFAESDDGLYIVDQHAAQERINYEYYRVAVGEVSDDQQDMLVPIYLEYPTTDFIKIKQRQSVLESCGLFLEEFGRNTFIVRHHPVWFKAGQEEDTVREMVDYVLNDPGMTVAKFREASAIMMSCKRAIKANHNLDDKQAKQLLKDLAVAENPFNCPHGRPTLVHFSTTDMERMFKRIQDSHQTGMMEE, from the coding sequence GTGGAAAAGATTCACGAATTAAATGCAATTCTATCAGACCAAATTGCTGCCGGAGAAGTAGTAGAACGGCCAGCCTCTGTTGTTAAAGAACTAGTCGAAAATGCAATTGATGCAGGAAGCACTAAAATTGATATTTTATTGGAAGAGGCTGGTTTGAAATCAATTCGGATTATTGATGACGGATCGGGAATTGAGCCAGATGATGTTGAAACAGCTTTTAAAAGGCACGCTACAAGTAAAATTTCCTCAAGAGAAGATCTTTTTAAGGTTGCTACTCTGGGCTTTCGGGGCGAGGCGCTTCCAAGCATTGCTTCAATTGCGGATGTCACTATGATAACTTCAAACGGAAGTGACGTTGGAAGTGAGATTCATTTTCGAGGCGGTGACTTGATTGCAAAGGAAAATGCTGAGGTACGTGCCGGAACAGATATAGTTGTTACAGATCTGTTTTTTAATACGCCAGCGCGGTTGAAATATCTCAAGACACCACAGACGGAACTTGCAAAGATTACTGATATTGTAAATCGTCTCAGTTTAAGTTTTCCGAATATACGATTTAGCTTGCAGCATGATGGTAAAGAACTATTGAGAACATCTGGACGCGGTGATTTATTACAGGTTATTTCCAATATATATGGCGTTTCAAATGCACGGAAAATGGTTAAAATTAGCAATTCAAACGTTGATTTTCAGATTGATGGATTTGTGAGTCTTCCCGAATATACGCGGGCAAATCGTAACTATATTTCAATTTTGATTAATGGTAGGTATGTACGTGATTTTCAAATTAGTAAGGCAATCGTTGAGGGATATGGATCTAAACTAATGGTCGGACGATATCCAGTAGCTGTTCTAAACATTAAGATGGACCCTATTTTGGTAGATGTTAATGTCCATCCAACTAAACAAGAAGTACGAGTCAGTGAGATTCAATCGCTAAATAATTTGATTTCAGAAACGGTCTTTGAGGAGCTTTCAGGGAAGAACTTAATTCCTGATGCTGTAAAAAATCTAACCTCTGACCGTTCTCCAGTTCCACATGTGGAACAAATAAAGCTTGACGATACAGCCCAAATTCAATCAAATCTGGTTACAGACAGGGATTCAACTCAAAGTAAAACCGAGGAAAAGAAATCTACGCCGATTATTATTAGTAATCGAGCGGATTTAGGTAGTTCAATGATTTCGGAATTTCGTGCTAAATATAAAAATGGTAACAGACTTGATCCCATGAAACAGAGTTCTGATGTAGATACTCCCTCAAATAAATTCGAAAAAGAAGTAGATAAAGAACGACGTTTTCCACGTTTGAGCTATGTTGGTCAGATGCATGGTACTTATTTATTTGCGGAGTCAGATGATGGTCTATATATAGTTGACCAACACGCAGCACAAGAACGAATTAATTATGAGTATTACCGAGTTGCCGTTGGTGAAGTTAGTGACGATCAACAGGATATGTTAGTTCCCATTTATCTCGAGTATCCAACTACTGATTTCATTAAAATAAAGCAAAGACAGAGTGTTCTGGAATCGTGTGGGTTATTTTTAGAAGAATTCGGACGTAATACCTTTATTGTTAGGCATCATCCAGTATGGTTTAAGGCTGGTCAAGAAGAGGATACGGTTCGCGAAATGGTGGATTATGTTTTAAATGACCCAGGTATGACGGTTGCAAAGTTTCGTGAAGCAAGCGCCATCATGATGAGTTGTAAAAGAGCGATCAAAGCAAATCATAATTTGGATGATAAGCAAGCTAAGCAGTTGCTAAAGGACTTAGCAGTAGCAGAAAATCCATTTAATTGTCCACACGGCAGGCCAACTTTGGTGCATTTTTCAACAACTGATATGGAGCGAATGTTTAAACGTATTCAAGACTCGCACCAAACCGGAATGATGGAAGAATAA